A genome region from Mycobacterium florentinum includes the following:
- a CDS encoding MerR family transcriptional regulator, with translation MPDDSLARSARGVYGISVTSELTGIDPQTLRLYERRGLLTPARTEGGTRRYSQDDLDRLARIGELVAEGVNIAGIAQILHLEHRNSELEADNSDLKSENARLR, from the coding sequence GTGCCTGACGATTCTCTGGCGCGATCTGCGCGCGGCGTGTACGGCATCTCGGTGACCTCGGAGTTGACGGGGATTGATCCACAGACGCTGCGGCTCTACGAGCGGCGCGGACTGCTTACCCCGGCACGTACCGAGGGTGGGACGCGCCGCTACAGCCAGGACGATCTGGATCGCTTGGCGCGGATCGGTGAGCTCGTCGCCGAAGGCGTCAACATCGCTGGGATCGCCCAGATCTTGCACCTGGAACACCGCAACAGTGAACTGGAAGCCGACAATAGCGACCTCAAGTCCGAAAACGCTCGACTGCGCTAG
- a CDS encoding FAD-dependent oxidoreductase yields the protein MTSLEVDLAVIGFGKGGKTLAAALGKRGWRVVMIEQSPLMYGGTCINIGCVPTKSMVFRSEYLDAATTHPDRYREAVAATAHLTASLRDINYATLDRIDTVTVLTGHASFKDSHALSVKTVDGQAITITAQWIVVGTGSRPVLPPVPGLADAPGVYTSTDLLSTAELPGRLTVLGGGYVGVEFAAMYAAYGSRVALLDRGPRVLGREDDDVADCARDILVGRGIDVVTSAAVTAVSGNGDGGSTVSYRVGGVAHDLDTDAILVALGREPVTDGLDLDAAGVETTDRGAIVVDDHLRSSQPHIFAVGDVNGGPQFTYISLDDYRVVLSQLAGDGTRSTATRAAVPYALFMTPPLARVGLTEKAAREAHDVKVATMRVADMATMPRARIVDEDAGLMKVVVDAGSDTILGAALLSYDSHEVINTVALAMRHGITASELRDSIYTHPSMTEGFNSLLAVL from the coding sequence GTGACTTCACTCGAGGTGGATCTGGCGGTCATCGGTTTCGGAAAAGGCGGCAAAACATTGGCGGCCGCGCTGGGCAAGCGCGGCTGGCGGGTGGTGATGATCGAGCAGTCGCCGTTGATGTACGGCGGCACCTGCATCAACATCGGTTGCGTCCCTACGAAATCGATGGTGTTCCGTTCCGAGTACCTCGACGCGGCCACCACCCACCCGGATCGTTACCGCGAGGCCGTTGCGGCCACCGCACACTTGACCGCGTCATTGCGCGACATCAACTACGCGACGCTCGATCGAATCGACACGGTGACGGTGTTGACCGGCCACGCGTCATTCAAAGATTCACATGCGCTGAGCGTCAAAACCGTTGACGGACAAGCCATTACCATAACTGCGCAATGGATCGTAGTCGGCACCGGTTCGCGTCCGGTGTTGCCGCCGGTTCCCGGATTGGCCGACGCGCCCGGTGTGTACACGAGTACGGATCTGCTCAGCACGGCGGAACTGCCGGGGCGGCTGACCGTGCTGGGCGGTGGCTATGTCGGCGTGGAATTCGCGGCCATGTACGCCGCCTACGGGTCGCGGGTCGCGCTCCTCGACCGTGGTCCGCGGGTGCTGGGCCGCGAGGACGACGACGTCGCCGACTGCGCCCGCGACATCCTCGTCGGGCGCGGCATCGACGTCGTCACCTCTGCGGCGGTCACCGCCGTGTCCGGCAACGGCGACGGCGGCTCGACCGTTTCCTACCGGGTCGGCGGCGTCGCGCACGATCTCGACACCGACGCCATCCTGGTGGCGCTGGGACGCGAGCCCGTCACCGACGGGCTCGACCTGGACGCGGCGGGCGTCGAGACGACGGACAGGGGCGCGATTGTCGTCGACGACCACCTGCGCAGCAGCCAGCCGCATATCTTCGCCGTCGGCGATGTCAACGGTGGACCGCAGTTCACCTACATCTCGCTGGACGACTACCGCGTCGTGCTCTCGCAGCTGGCCGGCGATGGCACCCGCAGCACCGCGACCCGCGCGGCGGTGCCCTACGCACTGTTCATGACGCCGCCGCTGGCCCGGGTCGGCCTCACCGAGAAGGCCGCCAGGGAGGCGCACGACGTCAAGGTCGCCACGATGCGGGTCGCCGACATGGCGACGATGCCTCGCGCGCGGATCGTCGACGAGGATGCCGGCCTGATGAAGGTCGTCGTCGATGCCGGCAGTGACACGATTCTGGGTGCGGCGCTGCTGTCTTACGACTCGCACGAAGTCATCAATACGGTGGCGCTGGCGATGCGGCACGGTATTACCGCCTCGGAGCTGCGGGATTCGATCTACACCCACCCGTCGATGACCGAGGGGTTCAACAGCCTGCTCGCGGTGCTCTAG
- the ftsZ gene encoding cell division protein FtsZ, translated as MTPPHNYLAVIKVVGIGGGGVNAVNRMIEQGLKGVEFIAINTDAQALLMSDADVKLDVGRDSTRGLGAGADPEVGRKAAEDAKDEIEELLRGADMVFVTAGEGGGTGTGGAPVVASIARKLGALTVGVVTRPFSFEGKRRSNQAENGINSLRESCDTLIVIPNDRLLQMGDAAVSLMDAFRSADEVLLNGVQGITDLITTPGLINVDFADVKGIMSGAGTALMGIGSARGEGRSLKAAEIAINSPLLEASMEGAQGVLMSIAGGSDLGLFEINEAASLVQDAAHQDANIIFGTVIDDSLGDEVRVTVIAAGFDAAGSGRKPVIGAGADKGEKVGGAHRIESAKAGKLTSTLFEPVDAVSVPVHTNGATLSIGGDDDDVDVPPFMRR; from the coding sequence ATGACCCCCCCGCACAATTACCTCGCCGTCATCAAGGTTGTGGGTATCGGTGGCGGCGGCGTCAACGCCGTCAACCGGATGATCGAACAGGGCCTCAAGGGCGTTGAGTTCATCGCGATCAACACCGATGCGCAGGCCCTGTTGATGAGCGATGCCGACGTCAAGCTCGACGTGGGCCGCGACTCCACCCGCGGATTGGGCGCCGGCGCCGATCCCGAGGTCGGGCGCAAGGCCGCCGAGGACGCCAAAGACGAGATCGAAGAACTGCTGCGCGGTGCCGACATGGTGTTCGTCACCGCCGGTGAAGGCGGCGGAACCGGTACCGGCGGGGCACCCGTCGTCGCCAGCATCGCGCGCAAGCTGGGCGCGTTGACCGTCGGCGTGGTCACCCGGCCGTTCTCGTTCGAAGGCAAGCGGCGCAGCAACCAGGCCGAAAACGGCATCAACTCGCTGCGCGAGAGCTGCGACACCCTGATCGTGATCCCCAACGATCGACTGCTGCAGATGGGCGATGCCGCGGTGTCGCTGATGGACGCGTTCCGCAGCGCCGACGAGGTGCTGCTCAACGGCGTCCAGGGCATCACCGACCTGATCACCACGCCCGGTCTGATCAACGTGGACTTCGCCGACGTCAAGGGCATCATGTCCGGTGCGGGCACCGCGCTGATGGGCATCGGATCCGCACGCGGAGAAGGCCGTTCGCTCAAGGCCGCCGAGATCGCCATCAACTCGCCGCTGCTGGAAGCCTCGATGGAGGGCGCCCAGGGCGTGCTGATGTCGATCGCCGGCGGCAGCGACCTGGGCCTGTTCGAGATCAACGAGGCGGCCTCGCTGGTGCAGGACGCCGCCCACCAAGACGCCAACATCATCTTCGGCACCGTGATCGACGACTCGCTGGGCGACGAGGTGCGCGTCACCGTCATCGCGGCGGGCTTCGACGCGGCGGGGTCGGGACGCAAACCCGTGATCGGCGCGGGTGCCGACAAGGGGGAGAAGGTCGGCGGTGCGCACCGGATCGAGTCGGCGAAGGCGGGCAAGCTCACCTCGACGCTGTTCGAGCCGGTCGACGCCGTCAGCGTGCCGGTACACACCAATGGCGCGACGCTGAGTATCGGTGGCGATGACGACGACGTCGATGTGCCGCCATTCATGCGCCGCTGA
- a CDS encoding YggS family pyridoxal phosphate-dependent enzyme: protein MTAMAVGMSDSGSSQGNRETELTHALAAVRSRLAVAAEAAGRNVSEIELLPITKFFPASDVAILSRLGCRSVGESREQEAAAKVAELTRMAGSSVASGRRQDWRELHWHMVGQIQRKKARSLAGWAHTAHSVDSPQLVAALERAVTATLAEGGRQHPLRVYVQVSLDGDVSRGGIDITAPGPLDRVLAQVQESQALELVGLMGIPPLHADPEAAFDRLQSEHRRVLEAHPNAVGLSAGMSNDFEIAVKHGSTCVRVGTALLGPRRLPSP, encoded by the coding sequence GTGACCGCCATGGCGGTTGGAATGTCGGACTCGGGGTCGAGTCAGGGCAACCGCGAAACTGAATTGACTCATGCGTTGGCGGCAGTGCGTTCGCGACTAGCGGTGGCAGCGGAAGCCGCGGGTCGCAATGTCAGCGAAATTGAACTACTCCCAATTACCAAATTCTTTCCGGCATCCGATGTCGCGATTTTGTCGCGATTGGGTTGTCGGTCGGTAGGTGAATCTCGGGAACAAGAAGCGGCGGCAAAGGTGGCGGAACTCACTCGCATGGCGGGGTCTTCGGTGGCTTCCGGGCGGCGTCAGGATTGGCGAGAGTTGCACTGGCACATGGTGGGACAGATTCAGCGCAAGAAGGCACGGTCGCTGGCCGGCTGGGCGCACACCGCCCATTCGGTCGACAGCCCGCAACTGGTAGCGGCTCTGGAACGGGCGGTTACGGCGACGTTGGCCGAGGGTGGACGCCAGCACCCGCTGCGCGTCTACGTTCAGGTCAGCCTGGACGGTGATGTCTCGCGCGGCGGCATCGACATCACCGCGCCCGGGCCCCTCGACCGGGTCTTGGCGCAGGTGCAGGAGTCGCAGGCCCTGGAACTGGTGGGGCTGATGGGCATTCCGCCGCTGCACGCGGACCCCGAAGCGGCCTTCGACCGGCTGCAATCCGAACACCGCCGGGTGCTCGAAGCCCACCCCAATGCGGTCGGTTTGTCCGCCGGGATGTCCAACGATTTCGAAATTGCCGTGAAACACGGTTCGACGTGTGTGCGTGTCGGTACCGCGCTATTGGGCCCGCGGAGGCTACCGTCACCGTGA
- the wag31 gene encoding DivIVA-like cell division protein Wag31, giving the protein MPLTPADVHNVAFSKPPIGKRGYNEDEVDAFLDLVENELTRLIEENSDLRQRVEELDRELAAGGGAAAAAPAAQPAPVAPVFEPEPEPVKAAPAPVAATGTNEEQALKAARVLSLAQDTADRLTSSAQAESEKLLSDARANADQILTEARQTADAQVADAKQRSEAMLADAQTRSEAQLRQAQEKADALQADAERKHSEIMGTINQQRTVLEGRLEQLRTFEREYRTRLKTYLESQLEELGQRGSAAPVDSSADAGGFDQFNRGSN; this is encoded by the coding sequence ATGCCGCTTACACCAGCCGACGTCCACAATGTGGCGTTCAGTAAGCCGCCTATTGGCAAGCGCGGTTACAACGAGGACGAGGTCGACGCGTTCCTCGACCTGGTGGAAAACGAGCTGACACGGCTGATTGAAGAGAACTCCGATCTGCGCCAGCGGGTCGAGGAACTCGACCGCGAATTGGCCGCCGGTGGCGGCGCCGCCGCTGCCGCCCCCGCTGCTCAGCCGGCCCCCGTTGCACCCGTCTTCGAGCCCGAGCCGGAACCCGTCAAGGCGGCGCCCGCGCCTGTTGCCGCGACCGGCACCAACGAGGAGCAAGCCCTGAAGGCGGCCCGGGTGCTGAGCCTGGCCCAGGACACCGCCGACCGGCTGACCAGTAGCGCGCAGGCCGAATCGGAGAAGCTGCTCTCCGACGCCCGCGCCAACGCCGACCAGATTCTCACCGAGGCCCGGCAGACCGCCGACGCCCAGGTCGCCGATGCCAAGCAGCGTTCCGAAGCGATGCTGGCCGACGCCCAAACCCGCTCCGAGGCGCAATTGCGGCAGGCCCAGGAGAAGGCCGACGCCCTGCAGGCCGACGCCGAGCGCAAGCACTCCGAGATCATGGGCACCATCAACCAGCAGCGCACCGTGCTGGAAGGCCGTCTCGAGCAGCTCCGCACCTTTGAACGCGAATACCGCACTCGGCTCAAGACCTACCTCGAGTCCCAGCTGGAGGAACTCGGCCAGCGCGGTTCGGCGGCTCCCGTCGACTCCAGCGCGGATGCCGGTGGGTTCGATCAATTCAATAGGGGTAGTAACTAG
- a CDS encoding YggT family protein, with translation MVLFFQILGFALFIFWLLLIARVVVEFIRSFSRDWHPTGITVVILEIIMSITDPPVKLLRRLIPQLTIGAVRFDLSIMVLLLVAFIGMQLAFGAAA, from the coding sequence TTGGTGCTGTTCTTTCAGATCCTTGGGTTTGCGCTGTTCATCTTTTGGCTGCTGCTCATCGCTCGGGTCGTCGTCGAGTTCATCCGGTCGTTCAGCCGTGACTGGCATCCCACCGGCATCACCGTGGTGATCCTGGAGATCATCATGTCGATCACCGATCCGCCGGTGAAACTGCTGCGTCGGCTGATCCCTCAACTCACCATCGGAGCGGTTCGCTTCGACCTTTCGATCATGGTGCTTCTACTCGTCGCCTTCATCGGCATGCAACTCGCTTTCGGCGCCGCGGCGTGA
- the pgeF gene encoding peptidoglycan editing factor PgeF, whose translation MSVRIRRVTTTRAGGVSKPPFDTFNLGDHVGDDPAAVAANRARLARGIGLGAHRVVWMNQVHGDRVEVVDKPRDTAFDDTDAVVTRTARLALAVVTADCVPVLLADARAGVAAAIHAGRVGAQRGVVARTVETMLKLGAQAGDISALLGPAVSGRNYEVPAAMADEVEAALPGSRTTTAKGTPGLDLRAGIACQLKDLGVTSIDIDPRCTLDDPALFSHRRDAPTGRLASLVWME comes from the coding sequence GTGAGCGTTCGCATCCGGCGAGTGACGACCACCCGCGCGGGCGGCGTCTCGAAGCCGCCCTTCGATACCTTCAACCTCGGCGACCATGTCGGTGACGATCCCGCGGCGGTGGCCGCCAATCGCGCCCGGCTGGCTCGCGGCATTGGGCTGGGAGCACACCGGGTGGTGTGGATGAACCAGGTGCACGGCGATCGGGTTGAGGTCGTCGACAAGCCGCGCGATACCGCGTTCGACGACACCGACGCCGTGGTGACCCGTACGGCCCGGCTGGCGCTGGCGGTGGTGACGGCCGACTGCGTGCCGGTGCTGCTGGCCGACGCGCGCGCCGGGGTGGCCGCGGCGATCCACGCCGGGCGCGTCGGCGCGCAGCGGGGAGTGGTGGCTCGCACGGTCGAGACGATGCTGAAGCTGGGCGCCCAAGCCGGCGACATCTCGGCGCTGCTCGGGCCGGCGGTCAGCGGGCGCAACTACGAGGTGCCCGCGGCAATGGCCGACGAGGTCGAGGCGGCGCTGCCCGGCAGCCGCACCACCACCGCCAAAGGAACGCCCGGCCTCGACCTTCGAGCCGGAATCGCTTGCCAGCTAAAGGATTTGGGCGTCACCTCGATCGACATCGACCCGCGCTGCACGCTGGACGACCCCGCCCTGTTCAGTCATCGCCGGGACGCCCCGACCGGGCGGCTGGCGTCACTGGTCTGGATGGAGTGA
- a CDS encoding cell division protein SepF: MSTLHKVKAYFGMAPMDDYEDEYYDDRAPSRGFPRARFDEGYGRGYDGPDYDDPRGEPGDYAPPGYRGGYADEPPPFRGREFDRPDMGRPRLGSWLRSGSTRGALAMDPRRMAMMFEEGHPLSKITTLRPKDYSEARTIGERFRDGTPVIMDLVSMDNADAKRLVDFAAGLAFALRGSFDKVATKVFLLSPADVDVSPEERRRIAETGFYAYQ, from the coding sequence ATGAGCACACTGCACAAGGTCAAGGCCTATTTCGGTATGGCCCCAATGGACGACTACGAAGACGAGTACTACGACGACCGCGCACCCTCCCGCGGTTTCCCGCGTGCTCGCTTTGACGAGGGTTATGGCCGCGGCTATGACGGCCCCGACTATGACGACCCGCGCGGCGAGCCGGGCGACTACGCGCCTCCCGGTTACCGTGGCGGTTACGCGGACGAGCCGCCCCCGTTCCGCGGTCGCGAATTCGACCGCCCGGACATGGGCCGGCCGCGCCTCGGGTCGTGGCTGCGCAGCGGTTCCACTCGCGGCGCGCTGGCCATGGACCCGCGCCGGATGGCGATGATGTTCGAGGAAGGCCACCCGCTGTCGAAGATCACGACGCTGCGGCCCAAGGACTACAGCGAGGCCCGCACCATCGGTGAGCGGTTCCGCGACGGCACCCCGGTGATCATGGACCTGGTGTCGATGGACAACGCCGACGCCAAGCGGCTGGTCGACTTCGCGGCCGGGTTGGCGTTCGCCCTGCGTGGCTCGTTCGACAAGGTCGCAACCAAGGTGTTCCTGCTGTCGCCCGCCGACGTCGACGTCTCGCCGGAAGAGCGCCGCCGGATCGCCGAAACCGGCTTCTACGCATACCAATAA